A stretch of Alkalicella caledoniensis DNA encodes these proteins:
- a CDS encoding peptidase MA family metallohydrolase, producing the protein MMAQVQRTRKFPIILIGIFFVCTIVLFNWQNVKIVGTSAMRDAMASYQRNVAYKDFLWIYGEDVDVAYKQEDEDFSDFILQLSEESYEILREKYDFTPGVRPLVVIYPTYKDLLDSLGWDESNKASGVYQAGTIKIVSPIQWYPIDVIEDIKEIYKNFGPMHHEMTHLFVDYMANGNYPDWYTEGLAQIEELKLLNIQWIDENNTNPEELYAFDTLRKGFYSLENQALAYRQSLTMVIYLEETYGEEINFNILDGLGKGNSFSTSLTKATGVTWDEFEINYTLWIKENWNKFF; encoded by the coding sequence ATGATGGCACAAGTACAAAGAACACGTAAATTTCCTATAATTTTAATTGGCATATTTTTTGTTTGTACGATAGTTTTATTTAACTGGCAAAATGTTAAAATAGTAGGGACAAGTGCCATGCGAGATGCCATGGCATCTTACCAGCGTAATGTTGCATACAAAGACTTTCTGTGGATATACGGGGAAGATGTAGATGTTGCTTACAAACAAGAGGATGAGGATTTTTCAGATTTTATACTACAGCTTTCTGAAGAAAGCTATGAGATTTTAAGAGAAAAATACGATTTTACTCCAGGAGTTAGGCCTCTAGTAGTTATATACCCAACCTATAAAGACCTACTAGACTCCCTAGGTTGGGATGAAAGTAACAAAGCATCTGGAGTATATCAAGCTGGGACCATAAAAATTGTTTCGCCAATTCAGTGGTACCCAATTGATGTAATAGAAGATATCAAAGAAATTTACAAGAATTTCGGGCCAATGCATCATGAGATGACACACCTATTTGTAGATTATATGGCAAATGGTAACTATCCTGATTGGTATACAGAGGGCTTAGCCCAAATTGAAGAACTAAAGTTATTAAATATCCAATGGATAGATGAAAATAACACTAACCCAGAAGAGCTATATGCATTTGATACTTTAAGAAAAGGGTTTTATAGTTTAGAAAATCAAGCTCTTGCTTATAGACAGTCTCTAACTATGGTGATTTATTTAGAAGAAACATACGGTGAAGAAATTAATTTCAATATACTAGATGGACTTGGAAAGGGAAACTCCTTTTCAACTAGTTTAACAAAAGCTACTGGAGTAACATGGGATGAGTTTGAAATAAACTATACCCTATGGATAAAAGAGAATTGGAACAAATTTTTTTAA
- a CDS encoding response regulator: MVKIMVVDDEKPIADIIQYNLEREGFKVVACYDGEKAVKTAYAEKPDLILLDVMLPKINGFDACKKIREFTNCPIIMLTAKEEERDKVTGLEQGADDYVTKPFGHKELQARINAHLRRYKLMGGQSEEQNPNTHHGLEIIPETYEVKRDGETIELTQREFDLLMFLIQNSGKVYSREQLLELVWGFDYYGDVRTVDVTIHRLREKIEKNPSKAEYILTKRGFGYYFRRN; the protein is encoded by the coding sequence ATGGTAAAAATAATGGTTGTTGATGATGAAAAACCTATTGCTGATATAATTCAGTATAATCTTGAAAGGGAAGGATTTAAGGTTGTTGCTTGCTATGATGGTGAGAAAGCAGTTAAGACTGCATATGCTGAAAAGCCAGATTTGATCCTATTAGATGTGATGTTACCTAAAATAAATGGCTTTGATGCATGTAAGAAAATCAGAGAATTTACAAACTGCCCCATTATTATGCTAACAGCTAAAGAAGAAGAGAGAGATAAGGTTACTGGCCTTGAACAAGGGGCAGATGACTATGTAACAAAGCCCTTTGGTCATAAAGAACTGCAAGCAAGAATCAATGCCCATTTAAGAAGGTACAAGCTTATGGGAGGTCAGTCTGAGGAGCAAAATCCTAACACCCATCACGGCCTTGAGATTATTCCTGAAACATATGAGGTTAAACGTGATGGTGAAACAATAGAGCTTACTCAAAGGGAGTTTGATCTTTTAATGTTCCTTATACAAAACTCCGGGAAAGTATATTCAAGGGAGCAACTGCTTGAACTAGTATGGGGCTTTGATTACTATGGAGATGTTAGAACAGTGGATGTGACTATCCATAGACTTAGAGAAAAAATAGAAAAAAACCCCAGTAAAGCAGAATATATTTTAACGAAAAGGGGTTTTGGGTACTACTTTAGGAGGAATTAA
- a CDS encoding ATP-binding protein — MVKSIQYKLILIYVLLLLFAFQVLGVFLIQSLENYYLAEFKDGIKSQGQLLSSFVSRHLYEKEYDITTINQLVREFSQPITMADIYIISNSGIVVSASRGKERYVNTRVVQHEVTRAIMGTPGEAVRPNPETGSRDYFYATPVFYEQSQVGTIYIVASLISVDNTLAKVRNILIIGTLSTMLLTAALGIFVAKTITQPIEDVTQKAEAMAKGNYEGKIAIKSDDEIGQLGSVFNYLAEKLEESIGEISDQKNKTEAILQNLTDGVVAFNKDGDVIHQNPLIEKLLATKDSSKLREILLYDEKNLADLLKNEDITQKQREVNGKTLLLNYVTFSSEHGSSGLIVVVNDITQREQLEYMRRQFVADVSHELRTPLTSIKSYVEALLNGGIEDREISEKFLRVVEDETQRMVRMVKDLLMITRLDYNKESWHYGTIDMEEFFESLTFKVLPQLDDKNQILTKDIEKNIPIIRGDIDKLQQLFINLLTNASKYSPEGNQIKTIVKRYGNDSISIVVEDKGIGIPKEDLPRIFERFYRVDKARSRELGGTGLGLSIVKQVVDGHRGHITIDSEEGKGTSVKVILPIAPAVEEDV, encoded by the coding sequence ATGGTTAAGTCCATACAGTATAAACTGATCCTTATATATGTACTTCTACTTTTATTTGCATTTCAGGTTCTAGGTGTATTTTTGATTCAATCCCTTGAGAATTATTACCTTGCGGAATTTAAAGATGGGATTAAGTCTCAAGGGCAGCTGCTATCAAGCTTTGTGTCTAGACACCTTTATGAAAAAGAGTATGATATTACCACCATAAACCAACTAGTGAGAGAGTTTAGTCAGCCCATTACAATGGCAGACATATATATTATTAGTAATTCAGGTATAGTTGTCAGTGCATCAAGGGGTAAAGAAAGATATGTAAACACTAGGGTTGTGCAACATGAAGTGACAAGGGCCATTATGGGCACCCCAGGTGAAGCAGTTAGACCTAACCCTGAAACAGGATCAAGGGACTACTTTTACGCTACGCCTGTTTTTTATGAACAAAGTCAGGTTGGAACAATTTATATAGTTGCATCCCTTATCAGTGTAGACAATACGTTAGCAAAAGTTAGAAATATCCTTATTATAGGGACTCTATCTACTATGTTGTTAACTGCTGCCCTTGGTATTTTTGTGGCCAAAACCATAACACAGCCAATTGAGGATGTTACCCAAAAGGCTGAGGCAATGGCAAAGGGTAATTACGAAGGCAAAATAGCTATTAAATCCGATGACGAGATTGGTCAGTTAGGTTCAGTGTTCAACTATTTAGCAGAAAAGCTTGAAGAATCAATAGGAGAAATATCTGATCAAAAGAATAAAACTGAAGCAATACTGCAAAATCTTACCGATGGAGTTGTTGCCTTTAATAAAGATGGTGACGTTATCCATCAAAATCCATTGATTGAGAAGCTTCTAGCTACTAAGGACAGTTCAAAGCTTAGGGAAATTCTCCTTTATGATGAAAAAAATCTTGCAGATCTATTAAAAAATGAAGATATTACACAAAAGCAACGAGAGGTAAACGGCAAAACGTTACTACTAAACTACGTTACTTTTTCAAGTGAGCACGGTAGCTCAGGGCTTATTGTAGTAGTTAATGATATAACCCAAAGAGAGCAACTTGAGTATATGAGAAGGCAGTTTGTTGCCGATGTATCCCATGAACTTCGTACACCCCTTACTAGCATAAAAAGTTATGTAGAGGCATTGCTAAACGGAGGTATAGAAGATAGGGAAATTAGTGAAAAATTCCTAAGAGTTGTGGAAGATGAAACTCAAAGAATGGTTCGCATGGTAAAAGACCTACTGATGATAACTAGGTTAGATTACAACAAAGAAAGTTGGCACTACGGAACAATTGATATGGAAGAGTTTTTTGAGTCATTAACTTTTAAAGTTCTACCACAGCTTGATGACAAGAATCAGATACTAACTAAAGACATAGAAAAAAACATCCCCATAATTAGAGGAGATATTGATAAATTACAGCAGCTATTTATTAACCTTTTGACTAACGCTAGCAAATATTCTCCAGAAGGAAATCAAATAAAGACTATTGTAAAAAGATATGGAAATGATAGCATATCTATTGTTGTAGAGGACAAAGGTATAGGAATTCCCAAGGAAGATCTCCCAAGAATATTTGAAAGATTTTATCGGGTGGATAAAGCTAGATCTAGAGAACTAGGTGGTACAGGTTTAGGATTGTCCATTGTAAAACAAGTGGTAGACGGGCACAGGGGGCACATTACCATAGACAGTGAAGAAGGAAAAGGTACCAGTGTGAAAGTAATTTTACCTATAGCCCCAGCTGTGGAGGAGGATGTATAA
- the yycH gene encoding two-component system activity regulator YycH gives MGKEKTTTLILTIMICTSILLSGILLYGVSDGINAQMFDFEDIYFGRTPQIKNVLIPWQIVAITGDEEIIIIPGSSEFSKVMYILEETDTTVDNIYQWQLSELSPELFLSKGLYLNYGTEYFGDYLDYALPKIQDYIYPTSDVHGLFFDMENQTLSVIDNYKGHVWTHKFNFPSVVLQSLLDDAKKTQNLRMELLSLEQSNGLIFVPKDRFEIAPLLVAEDNVELDKIRKSFFNDLVSRKIEERDGTVIYTDGINSGLRIFGKNVYEYYSYLEISSPTIVSSESSLKDAVDFISKHGGWPSTAYLVEYRFNDPVYSDYTLGFSYYGNGYPILSTKYPLEVNIRGGKVLGYYRNIHHIRGLDNEGTLEVISYDRILRNHVKEGETIQRMYLAYSLVEDKTETLSPIWVIELEERIIYVNAYTGEVMR, from the coding sequence ATGGGTAAAGAGAAAACAACGACCTTGATCCTGACAATAATGATATGTACTAGCATCTTGCTCTCTGGAATACTTTTATATGGTGTTTCAGATGGAATAAATGCACAGATGTTTGATTTTGAAGATATTTACTTTGGAAGAACTCCACAAATAAAAAATGTTTTGATACCTTGGCAAATAGTTGCTATAACAGGTGACGAGGAAATAATTATAATTCCTGGGAGCTCTGAGTTTTCAAAGGTAATGTATATATTAGAAGAAACAGACACTACTGTAGACAACATATACCAATGGCAGTTATCTGAACTGAGCCCAGAGTTATTTTTAAGTAAAGGTCTTTATCTAAATTACGGTACTGAGTACTTTGGAGATTATCTTGACTACGCACTACCAAAGATTCAAGACTATATTTATCCAACATCAGATGTCCATGGTTTATTTTTCGATATGGAGAACCAAACTTTATCAGTGATTGATAATTATAAGGGGCATGTTTGGACACATAAATTTAACTTCCCTTCGGTGGTATTACAGAGTCTTTTGGATGATGCAAAAAAAACACAGAATCTTAGGATGGAGTTATTGAGCTTAGAACAATCCAATGGGTTAATATTTGTACCAAAAGATAGATTTGAAATTGCACCACTACTAGTAGCAGAGGATAATGTTGAACTAGACAAAATACGAAAATCTTTTTTTAATGATTTAGTGTCTAGGAAAATAGAAGAGAGAGATGGGACAGTAATTTACACCGATGGTATAAATAGTGGGCTTCGGATTTTTGGAAAAAATGTTTATGAGTACTACTCGTACTTGGAAATATCATCTCCAACAATTGTAAGCTCAGAATCCAGTCTAAAAGATGCGGTGGATTTTATTTCTAAGCATGGTGGTTGGCCAAGTACAGCCTATCTAGTGGAATACAGATTTAATGACCCTGTTTACTCAGACTACACCCTTGGTTTTTCTTACTACGGAAATGGTTATCCTATTCTGTCAACAAAGTATCCATTAGAGGTAAACATCCGAGGAGGAAAAGTTTTAGGCTACTATAGAAATATCCATCACATTCGTGGTCTAGATAACGAAGGAACTTTGGAAGTTATAAGTTATGACAGAATTTTAAGGAACCATGTTAAAGAAGGGGAGACTATCCAAAGGATGTATCTTGCCTATAGCCTGGTGGAAGATAAAACAGAAACATTAAGTCCAATATGGGTTATAGAATTAGAAGAACGTATTATATATGTTAACGCATATACAGGAGAAGTAATGAGGTAA
- the yycI gene encoding two-component system regulatory protein YycI: MDWSKTKTIFIIAFAVLNIFLALQIWVFPHGTEGHVTQGEIQMIREQLENQNIDIDTSIPDRVFPKKMLTTTTPNIVNKNLRNAFFAENEKVTEKIENGDYNVFSTHSSMSVSAEGKIIYISESSGPNILTLNEQNALSIAESFSKQTLALPSDAKVHGIKKINQDTYLVEYYQVYKRNRVDASYIKVTVSSRGVTKYERYWVEPVSFSGNEYLIIPSTGALMRFTDFYQGKGTITELFLSYYSEPLKAGQWQMVPVWVVEVDDLNYYYLNAYTGELEGIR; the protein is encoded by the coding sequence ATGGACTGGTCTAAAACTAAAACAATTTTCATCATTGCCTTCGCAGTGCTAAATATTTTTCTGGCGTTGCAAATATGGGTGTTTCCCCACGGCACAGAGGGACATGTAACACAAGGGGAAATACAAATGATAAGAGAACAATTAGAAAATCAAAATATCGATATAGATACAAGTATACCCGATAGGGTTTTTCCAAAAAAAATGCTTACAACAACCACACCTAACATTGTAAATAAAAATCTAAGGAATGCTTTTTTTGCTGAAAATGAAAAAGTGACGGAGAAAATTGAGAACGGGGATTATAACGTTTTTTCCACTCACAGTTCTATGTCAGTTTCAGCAGAAGGAAAAATTATCTATATATCTGAGTCCAGTGGTCCAAATATACTGACACTAAATGAACAAAACGCCCTATCCATTGCTGAGTCATTTTCAAAACAAACTCTCGCCTTACCTTCAGATGCAAAGGTGCATGGCATAAAGAAAATAAATCAAGACACCTATTTAGTAGAGTATTACCAAGTTTATAAAAGAAACAGAGTAGATGCTTCTTATATAAAAGTAACAGTTTCATCAAGGGGTGTAACAAAGTACGAAAGGTATTGGGTAGAACCCGTTTCATTTAGTGGTAATGAATATTTAATAATACCCTCTACCGGTGCATTGATGAGATTTACAGATTTTTATCAAGGGAAGGGAACCATAACAGAACTATTTCTGTCTTATTATAGTGAGCCACTTAAAGCAGGTCAGTGGCAGATGGTTCCTGTATGGGTTGTGGAAGTGGATGATTTGAACTATTATTACCTTAATGCTTATACAGGGGAACTAGAAGGAATAAGATAA
- a CDS encoding UDP-N-acetylglucosamine 1-carboxyvinyltransferase, giving the protein MEKLLVKGKQKLMGQVKISGAKNAAVAILPATIVAGAPCTIENLPNISDVKVLTEMLAELGAKITWHDEHTVTIDPTTTNTFHAPYKLAKKLRASYYLMGALLARFKMSKVALPGGCQIGPRPMDQHLKGFEAVGAQVTIASGEVDLKANEFCGGSVYMDIVTVGATINTMLAASRCPNLTIIENAAKEPEVVDVANFLNAIGVTVKGAGTDIIKIQGSEELHGCVHSVIPDRIEAGTFMVAAAATNGNVKVCEVIPKHLEPITAKLREAGVEVEEGDDYIHIKAENKRPIPIDVKTFPYPGYPTDLQQPMMAFLSRCAGASLITENIFENRFQHVDELNRMGANIKVEGRTAIIEGVENLQGAEVKATDLRAGSALVIAGLMAEGITKISDVSHIKRGYENIDKKFASLGVDISYIEE; this is encoded by the coding sequence TTGGAAAAATTATTGGTAAAAGGTAAACAGAAGTTGATGGGACAAGTTAAAATCAGTGGCGCAAAAAATGCTGCTGTTGCCATATTACCTGCAACCATTGTTGCAGGAGCTCCATGTACTATTGAAAATCTACCGAACATTAGTGATGTAAAAGTATTAACAGAGATGCTAGCTGAATTAGGGGCTAAAATCACGTGGCACGATGAGCATACAGTCACCATAGACCCTACAACCACTAATACGTTTCATGCTCCATATAAGCTTGCAAAAAAGCTAAGGGCTTCTTATTATCTAATGGGAGCTTTACTTGCCAGATTTAAAATGTCAAAGGTTGCACTCCCAGGTGGTTGTCAAATTGGGCCAAGACCCATGGACCAACATCTGAAAGGCTTTGAAGCTGTAGGTGCACAAGTGACTATTGCCTCTGGAGAAGTAGACCTTAAAGCTAATGAGTTCTGTGGAGGCTCGGTCTACATGGACATAGTGACAGTTGGGGCAACTATAAATACAATGCTTGCTGCTTCAAGGTGTCCAAACTTAACAATTATTGAAAATGCTGCTAAAGAGCCAGAAGTAGTGGATGTGGCTAACTTCCTAAATGCTATTGGTGTGACAGTAAAAGGTGCAGGAACTGATATCATAAAAATTCAAGGTTCAGAGGAGTTACATGGATGTGTTCATAGCGTTATTCCTGACCGCATCGAAGCTGGAACTTTTATGGTTGCAGCAGCTGCAACTAATGGGAATGTTAAAGTTTGTGAAGTTATACCGAAACACTTAGAACCCATAACTGCAAAGCTTAGGGAGGCTGGGGTTGAAGTTGAAGAGGGAGATGACTACATTCATATAAAGGCAGAAAATAAAAGGCCTATACCTATAGATGTAAAGACATTCCCATATCCAGGATACCCCACAGACCTACAACAACCTATGATGGCATTTTTAAGTAGGTGCGCAGGAGCAAGCCTTATAACAGAGAATATTTTTGAGAATCGTTTCCAACATGTTGATGAGTTAAACAGAATGGGTGCCAATATAAAGGTTGAAGGAAGAACAGCAATTATTGAAGGTGTTGAAAATCTACAAGGAGCAGAAGTGAAGGCAACGGATCTTCGCGCAGGTTCTGCTTTAGTTATTGCTGGGCTTATGGCAGAGGGGATAACTAAAATATCCGATGTCAGCCATATAAAACGGGGCTACGAAAACATCGATAAGAAGTTTGCTTCACTAGGAGTAGACATAAGCTATATCGAAGAATAA
- a CDS encoding MBL fold metallo-hydrolase: protein MKLFSVASGSSGNCIYYSDGETDILVDAGLSGKKIQLGLDQFGVDPKGLKGILVTHEHNDHIIGVGIMARRFKLPIYLTERTYLACKDSLGKIDNNLINHFDVGEKFDIGNMKVEAFSTYHDAVDPVGFTITSKEQKLGFLTDTGIVDQRVMETIYNSDILLIESNHDEKMVETGPYPWGLKKRILGEKGHLSNTVAGEVLVEVLKGKTKKVLLAHLSEENNFPQLAKITVETILAKAQIAVGQDVQLDILPRKEVSPLIQL, encoded by the coding sequence ATGAAATTATTTTCCGTGGCCAGTGGCAGTAGTGGAAATTGCATCTACTACTCCGATGGAGAAACTGACATACTTGTTGATGCAGGATTAAGTGGTAAAAAAATTCAATTGGGCCTAGATCAATTTGGAGTAGATCCTAAAGGGTTAAAGGGAATCCTTGTTACCCATGAACATAACGATCACATCATAGGTGTAGGAATAATGGCGCGAAGGTTTAAACTACCTATTTATTTAACAGAGAGAACATATTTAGCTTGTAAAGATTCCTTAGGGAAGATAGACAATAACCTCATAAATCATTTTGATGTGGGAGAGAAATTTGATATAGGTAATATGAAGGTAGAAGCCTTTTCCACATATCACGACGCTGTTGACCCAGTAGGCTTTACAATAACAAGCAAAGAACAAAAACTTGGCTTTCTAACAGATACTGGAATAGTTGACCAAAGGGTAATGGAAACAATATATAACTCAGATATACTGCTTATTGAATCTAACCATGATGAGAAAATGGTTGAAACGGGTCCTTATCCTTGGGGACTAAAAAAGCGGATATTAGGGGAGAAGGGCCACTTATCAAATACAGTGGCTGGGGAAGTATTAGTTGAGGTACTCAAAGGAAAAACTAAGAAGGTCCTTTTAGCCCACTTAAGTGAAGAGAATAATTTTCCTCAGTTGGCTAAAATAACAGTGGAAACAATTTTAGCTAAAGCTCAGATAGCAGTAGGTCAAGATGTTCAATTAGATATACTTCCTAGAAAAGAAGTTTCACCTTTAATTCAGTTATAA
- a CDS encoding S1C family serine protease, producing MDYFEYYYKPKRPSLSLIIVIALISSIIGGAIALTFFAPQQQTLPPTSNGDLIPPARDTDEDFQWEALEYQKTPVVQAVQKVSPAVVGISTFANRRDMFRGTEQMVQRGVGSGVIIESNGYIVTNYHVIEEGEIFVVTLDSGEEIEAEVIGSDPGTDLAVLKIDKTGLPSAELGDSDKLVVGETAIAIGNPTGLDLQQSVAVGVVSATDRSLEIYEWIFSLIQTDAAINPGNSGGPLVNAVGQVVGINSVKISNAEGLGFAIPSNIVRNVVNEIIRSGEVTRPMIGIVINEINQTLARQYDLPVDHGLYIVEVADNSPAHLGGIQSNDIITHADGKEINSLRDFRMIMVRKQAGQSVEITVVRGDETLEFTITLADMNN from the coding sequence ATGGATTACTTTGAGTATTATTACAAACCCAAAAGACCCAGCCTATCCTTAATAATAGTCATAGCACTAATTTCTTCTATTATAGGGGGAGCCATTGCCCTAACTTTTTTTGCACCCCAGCAGCAAACCCTTCCACCAACTTCAAATGGAGATTTAATCCCTCCAGCAAGGGATACGGACGAAGATTTTCAGTGGGAAGCATTGGAGTATCAGAAGACACCAGTTGTACAGGCGGTACAAAAGGTGAGTCCGGCAGTTGTTGGGATAAGCACCTTTGCAAATCGCAGAGATATGTTTAGGGGTACGGAGCAAATGGTCCAAAGGGGTGTGGGAAGTGGAGTCATAATTGAATCAAACGGTTATATAGTGACAAATTACCACGTAATAGAAGAAGGAGAAATATTTGTTGTTACACTAGATAGTGGTGAAGAGATTGAAGCAGAGGTCATTGGCTCAGATCCTGGAACAGACCTAGCTGTACTTAAGATAGACAAAACAGGCTTGCCTTCAGCAGAACTAGGTGACTCTGATAAACTGGTTGTAGGCGAAACTGCCATAGCCATAGGAAACCCTACAGGACTAGATCTGCAGCAATCTGTTGCTGTGGGAGTCGTAAGTGCCACGGACAGATCCCTTGAGATATACGAATGGATTTTTTCCCTTATACAAACTGATGCAGCCATAAACCCAGGCAACAGTGGTGGCCCTTTGGTAAACGCAGTAGGTCAGGTTGTTGGTATTAACAGTGTAAAAATCTCAAATGCAGAGGGGTTAGGATTTGCCATACCCAGTAATATAGTTAGAAATGTTGTAAATGAGATAATAAGAAGTGGTGAAGTTACTAGGCCAATGATTGGTATAGTTATTAACGAAATCAATCAGACCTTGGCAAGGCAATATGACTTGCCTGTTGACCATGGACTTTATATAGTAGAAGTTGCAGACAATAGCCCTGCTCATTTAGGTGGAATCCAAAGCAACGACATAATAACCCATGCAGATGGTAAAGAAATTAATAGCTTAAGGGATTTCAGAATGATAATGGTAAGAAAGCAAGCAGGTCAATCAGTAGAGATAACGGTGGTAAGAGGTGACGAAACCTTAGAGTTTACAATAACACTGGCAGATATGAATAACTAG
- a CDS encoding phosphotransferase yields MNIQMDLDLEVSSHIEKRWGNITSLKKLDGIKSQGGCYRAKHKSGSVIVKSMEVQSEYQFYKMFSKKLIDNGVNIPEIYFAHQGKKKYWIVIEDILNTLPKDRWYGDESLLEVLCNLHCFTWGRPLILTDNYKPSWSDCLSEKVSELYKSDYNKALKHLLRVQKVSQTVFQPTCWINGDTNPTNWGVRDNGDLVLFDWERICYASPAIDLAITIPGLGTTDYSLERKIAETYIKLFAKKDLDFLFKIDELVEQIILAKIWSAVEFLAYNHKLLEQNQLETLLTELLTKLKKF; encoded by the coding sequence ATGAATATTCAGATGGACCTTGATCTAGAAGTTAGTTCGCATATAGAAAAAAGATGGGGTAACATAACCTCATTAAAGAAGTTAGATGGAATTAAAAGCCAAGGTGGCTGTTATAGAGCAAAGCATAAGAGTGGTTCCGTGATTGTTAAATCCATGGAAGTTCAATCAGAGTACCAATTCTACAAAATGTTTAGTAAAAAACTCATTGACAACGGAGTCAACATCCCTGAGATATACTTTGCCCACCAAGGGAAAAAGAAATATTGGATAGTGATAGAAGATATACTAAACACCTTACCTAAAGATAGGTGGTACGGGGATGAGTCACTTCTGGAAGTACTATGTAATTTACATTGTTTTACGTGGGGAAGACCCCTTATACTAACTGATAACTACAAACCCAGTTGGAGTGATTGTTTAAGTGAAAAGGTTTCAGAACTATATAAAAGTGACTATAACAAGGCACTTAAACATCTTTTACGGGTGCAAAAAGTGTCTCAAACTGTTTTTCAACCAACTTGCTGGATAAATGGAGATACTAATCCGACTAACTGGGGAGTAAGGGATAATGGAGACCTAGTGCTGTTTGACTGGGAAAGAATATGCTATGCATCTCCTGCAATTGACCTCGCAATTACAATACCAGGGCTAGGGACAACAGATTACTCTTTGGAAAGAAAAATAGCTGAAACATATATTAAACTTTTTGCTAAAAAAGACTTGGACTTTTTATTCAAAATCGATGAACTTGTAGAACAGATTATATTAGCTAAAATTTGGAGCGCAGTAGAATTTCTAGCCTATAATCACAAGCTTTTAGAACAGAATCAATTGGAGACACTGCTAACTGAATTGCTTACAAAGCTAAAGAAATTCTAA
- a CDS encoding CxxH/CxxC protein, with translation MFVVCREHLDDAIEEFVDVYEQPPDLYELEKVTFTDWAQPSHCSYCVKPPRYLVV, from the coding sequence ATGTTTGTAGTATGTAGAGAACATCTTGATGATGCAATAGAAGAATTTGTGGATGTATATGAACAACCACCGGATTTGTACGAGCTTGAGAAAGTGACGTTTACTGACTGGGCTCAACCAAGTCATTGCAGCTACTGTGTAAAACCACCAAGGTACTTGGTGGTATAA
- the rlmH gene encoding 23S rRNA (pseudouridine(1915)-N(3))-methyltransferase RlmH — translation MQIDIVAVGKIKEKYINLGIAEFTKRLSSYCKLSIVEIGDNPTPDNASPAEELIIKEKEGDKILSKIKDQSHVIALAIQGNMYSSEDLANKLDKLALSGNSHITFVIGGSLGLSDVVLKRANTLMSFSKMTFPHQLMRLILLEQVYRGFRINRGEPYHK, via the coding sequence ATGCAAATAGATATCGTAGCAGTTGGTAAAATCAAAGAAAAGTATATAAACCTAGGTATAGCAGAATTCACAAAAAGATTATCCAGCTACTGTAAACTAAGCATAGTAGAAATTGGAGATAACCCTACACCCGATAACGCATCCCCAGCAGAAGAACTGATTATTAAAGAAAAAGAAGGGGATAAAATTTTATCTAAAATAAAAGACCAATCCCACGTAATTGCCTTGGCTATCCAAGGCAATATGTATTCATCAGAGGATTTAGCAAACAAGCTGGACAAGCTAGCTCTATCTGGCAATAGCCATATAACATTTGTCATAGGGGGATCCCTTGGCTTAAGTGATGTAGTATTAAAAAGGGCGAACACACTAATGAGCTTCTCTAAAATGACATTCCCTCATCAACTGATGAGGCTTATTTTGCTAGAGCAGGTTTATAGAGGTTTTAGGATAAATAGGGGTGAACCGTACCATAAATGA